ATGGAAGAAGACGGAGCAAAGTTCAAGACTTCCTCAACACTGTCCACTTATATAGTGATGCTGTATTTAAGGAGCACTTTAGATTACAGAGACGTACGGCATATCTTCAAAtaggtatataaaatatgtattatttatattgtctattatttacattttttttaatgctaatgccatattaatttttatacttccAGACGTGCTGCAGCAGAGTAATTTTATCCCATCCCATTCTTCTGGTATGCGTAAAATCTCTGCTGAGTGGAGTTTCCTTATATTTCTTTGGTATATTGTAAATACTGAGCCATTACGAACTTTGGGAGATAGATTTAATGTATCTATATCTTCaatttttcgtataatacaTCGTGTTGTGGAATGGCTATTATCTAGATTagatgaagaaataaaatggcCAGAGGGAAATGATGCTAGCCTCGTAATATCCCAAAAGTTCGAGGCAAAACGAgggatataaaaatgtatcggAGCAATAGATTGCACGCATATCGCAATTCGACGGCCTGTTGATTACTCTAGAGACTATTGCAATAGAAAAAGGTTTTTCTCTGTCGTATTACAAGGTGTTGTAGATGCAGATATGAAgttcacaaatatttattgtggAGAACCGGGTTCACTGCACGACGCACGTGTTCTAAGAAGATCGTTACTCTATGATACTGCTCAAAATGACATGGAAAACATTTTCCCTAATGAAACGTGCATAATAGGAGATTCAGCCTATCCACTACTACCATGGCTCGTCCCACCATTTC
This DNA window, taken from Monomorium pharaonis isolate MP-MQ-018 unplaced genomic scaffold, ASM1337386v2 scaffold_433, whole genome shotgun sequence, encodes the following:
- the LOC118648429 gene encoding uncharacterized protein LOC118648429, yielding MSQLLEMDEIVITMTADLSSSSTNTSSSSSDSLSEIMNSTNESNTSFSSNEVEDDLLFPLYQLLMHGRRRSKVQDFLNTVHLYSDAVFKEHFRLQRRTAYLQIDVLQQSNFIPSHSSGMRKISAEWSFLIFLWYIVNTEPLRTLGDRFNVSISSIFRIIHRVVEWLLSRLDEEIKWPEGNDASLVISQKFEAKRGI